The Phormidium yuhuli AB48 DNA window CTCTCCTTGAGACCTATCTCACCTTGCAGTCTTTGCCGCCTATCAGGAGGCTATGTTATGGCTTCGTCGCTTCTCAACAACCGATACCAAATTCTGGAAACCCTAGGACAGGGAGGATTTGGGTCAACCTATCTTGCTGAAGATACCCATCTACCCTCCCGTCGTCGCTGTGTCATCAAACAACTCAAACTGATGGCCCAGACGGAGGCCAAACAGACCATCATTCGGGAGCGATTTGAGCGAGAAGCGGCCGTTTTAGAAACCCTCGGTCAACAACAGCCTCAAATCCCTGAACTGCACGCCTACTTTTGTGAAGCGGGGGAATTTTACCTCGTTCAAGAATGGATTCAAGGAGAAACCCTGACGCAGCACGTCCAACGTCACGGTCTTTGGGACTCAGTTACTGTTCAACATCTACTGCAACAAATCCTGCCGGTGTTGGACTATGTTCATGGCTGTTACATCATCCACCGGGATATCAAACCCGACAATATCATTTTACGGGTCCCCGATGGCTTGCCCGTACTGATTGACTTCGGTGCAGTCAAAGAAGCCGTTCAGAGTGACAGTGACCTACCCACCATGTCCTCGGTCGTGATTGGGACTCCAGGCTTTATGGCCAGTGAACAAGCCGCCGGACGACCCACCTACAGCAGCGACCTCTATAGTCTTGCCCTAACTAGCCTATTTCTGCTCTCGGGTAAATCCCCCCAGGATATCCCCAGTGACCCCAGCAGCGGCGATCTGAAATGGCGTGAGGTCCTAGCTGAGGTAGGAGTCAGCCTTCCCCAGTCCTTACTGAGCGTCTTCGATCGCGCCCTCAGTTTCCATCCCCGCGATCGCTTCGCCACAGCCTCTCAGATGCTGGCAGCACTCTCGACTGAAGGAGTGCCATCCCAGTTACAAACCATGGTCGTTGCTCCAGCGGCCCCCAGTCAAGTGGTCACTCACATGACCCCAGCCCGATTATCCCCTTCACCGGCCAAATCCCAATTATCAGGACTATCCTCGTCGAAGTTAGGCGAATTGGCTGCACCCTCCAGAGGTGTTCTAATGGGGGGATTTCTGGTGACAGGACTGCTCCTGGGAACACTGACCCTGGGGTGGGAGTTACATCAATCTCGGAACCTGGACGACCCCACCTCAGCCGGCTCTAGACGCTCCAATCAAGAGATTTCCCCAGAGGAGACTCAGCGGAATGATAGCCAGCCAACCGTACCCTCCACCCGCCCAGAAGACGGGTCTGCGGCCCCTCCACCTGCCCCCGTTCCCGAAGAAAATCCCTTACCGCAAGAGGATCCCGAGTTGCTGGAGGAAAAACCCATTGATGATGAGGCTGACGAGTCCCCGGAGGAGTCTTTAGAAAACCCTGAGGAGCCGCAAGACAACCCTAACCTCGATCTCCCCCCCGACATCATCCCAGACTCGGGCGAGTTAGAATTAGAGCAAGAGTCGACAGACCCCCCGGCCCCACTTCCCCATTCCCAAGACAGGAGTTTAGAAGTTTCTCCAGTCTTTGACAGCACTGTGCCTCCGTTGGAATCTGAGAGTCCAGAAAAACAGTTCCTCCCCTCCAGTCCGAACAACATTCTCGGACAGGAAAAACTTAACCTCTTTGAGGGCGATCGCACCACAGACGAACAGTAATTCCCCCTAACCCTAACCCCATCGCCGTGAAACTTATTTTCCAGAGTCTGGTCATCTTCGCTGGAGTCCTCTTCAGCCTAGATTTGCTGGCACAACTTCTCGGAGAAGTCCTCTGGTTCGAGGCGTTGGGGTATTTCTCCGTCCTGCTGACTCGACTACAAACCCAGGGACTAATGTGGCTAACGGTCGTCGGCGTTAGCTTGCTGGCCTGTTGGGGCAACCTCAGCCTCGCCGAACGCTTAAAACATACCAGCAAACCCCTCGATCCCCTGTCCCTACAACCGACACTCGATCAAAAACTTCAGCCTCAATTCTTCACCCCAGAGGGTCTAACCGGCCCGGACTCCCAAAAACAAAGCCGCGCCATCAGCCTAGGAACCGTCCTATTCATTGGCAGCAGTTTGGGAAGCTTTCTCGGGATCCTCATCCTCTACTATAGCCGCCTCATTCAAGAGCGCTGGCAACCGGATTGGACGGTTCCCAACATCAGCCCCCAATCCATCGAACGCCTCAATCCCCTAGAACTCCTTGGAACCCTCCTCCCCATCACCGACTATCCCCTACATTGGGGGGGGCTAATTCTACTACCCATCCTACTCTTATGGTTTCCTCGAACCCTACTACGAGGCTTAGCCATCAGTTTAAGTCTGGCCCTGGGGATAATTTTGCCCTCCCATTGGGCCCAAATCCTACAGGCCTTTCATCCGGTTTCCTTTCAACAAGCCGATCCCCTCTTTGACCTAGATATCAGTTTCTATATCTATCAACTCCCCATTTGGGAACTCATCGAATTTTGGACCTTTGGCATCGCCAGTTTTTCCTTCGTTGCCGTCACCCTAATTTATCTCCTCTGCGACAACACCCTCAGCAATGGCGAGTTCCCCGGCTTCTCAGGGGCCCAACAACGACATCTCCAAGGGATTGGCAGTGCCTTAATGGGGGTTTTAGCCCTCAGTAACGGCTTACAACGCTATGGCCTACTCTATTCCGACGATGGGGCCGCCTATGGGGCCAGTTATGCCGACGTCACCGCCAAACTGCCCGCCTATACCGCCCTCTCTTGGTTGGCGATCGCCATCTCCATCCTCCTCCTCTGGCAGGCCCTCTCAGGAACCTATCCCCTCTTCAGACGCCGTCGGGCCCGCCGTCCCTTCGACAGTCGCCGTAACAGCGCCCCAAAAACCCTCATCCCCCCCCTCTACCTCATTCTCAGCGGCTATGCCCTCGCCGCCCTCATCAGTACCCGCGCCCTCCCGGAACTCGTGCAACGGGCGATCGTCCAGCCCAACGAACTGGCCCGAGAAGCCCCCTATCTCGATCGCAACATCGCCTATACCCGCCAAAGCTTCGACCTCAACACCATCGAAGTCCAAAGCTTCAACCCCACCGCCAGCCTAGACGAAGCGGCCCTAGCGGCCAATGACCTGACCATCCGCAACATTCGCCTCTGGGATACCCGTCCCCTCCTAGAAACCAATCGTCAACTGCAACAAATCCGCCTCTACTACCGCTTCCCCAACGCCGATATCGGTCGTTACAGCATTCCCCGAGAGGTCGAGGAGGGAGTTCCCCAGAACCTAGAAACCCGTCAGGTGATTGTCGCCGCCCGGGAATTGGACTTTGACGCCGTCCCCAGCCGCGCTCAAACTTGGATTAATCGACATCTCGTCTACACCCACGGCTTCGGCTTCACCATGAGTCCCGTGAACACCGCTACCCCCAACGGCTTACCCGAATACTTCGTCCGGGGCATTGCCGGGGGTGAGGATGACCAGGGCCTGCAAACTCCCATCGCACCCACCGATGAAGACGGCTTTGAGACTCCCGTGGCCGCCACCGACGAACGCATCCGCCAAAGCATCCCCATTGGCTCACCGCGCATTTACTATGGCGAGTTAACCCAGAATTATATCATGACCAGTACAGGCGTTCAAGAATTTGACTTTCCTCAGGGAGATGAAAACGTCTATAACGTCTATGACGGCGATGGCGGTGTCACTATTGGCACCGGTTGGCGGCGTTGGCTGTACGCCATCTATTTACGGGATTGGCGTATGTTACTAACCGATGACTTTCGTCCCGAGACCAAACTCCTATTTCGCCGTAACATTGAGCGCCGCGTCCGGTCCATTGCCCCCTTCCTCCGCTACGACCATGATCCCTATCTCGTCGTTGCCAATCTTGACGAAGACTCGGAAGAGGAATCACCCCAAGGGGCCGCCACCGCCACCGGCAATACCCTCTACTGGATTCTCGATGCCTACACGACGAGCGATCGCTATCCCTACGCCGATCCCGGAGACCATCCCTTTAACTACATCCGTAACTCCGTCAAAGTGGTCATCGATGCCTATAACGGTTCGGTGCAGTTTTACATTGCCGATGACCGAGATCCCATCATCCAAAGTTACCAAGAAATCTTCCCCGACCTATTTCAACCCTTCAGTGCCATGCCGGCCCCGTTGCGGCCACATATCCGCTATCCCATTGATTTCTTCGAGGTTCAATCGGAACGACTCCTCACCTATAACATGACCGATACCCAGGTCTTTTATAACCGAGAAGACCAATGGGAAGTCCCGACGGAAACCTACCGTGGTCAACAACAAACCGTTGAACCCTACTACCTGATTATGAAGCTACCGGGGGAAACCAGCGAGGAATTTATCTTGCTGCACCCCTTCACCCCCAGGCGGCGGGCCAACCTCATCGCTTGGTTAGCCGGGCGATCAGACGGAGAAAATTATGGACGACTGTTGTTATATCAATTTCCCAAACAGGAGTTAATCTACGGTCCCGGACAAATCGAAGCCCGCATCAATCAAGATCCCCTCATTTCCCAGCAACTCTCCCTCTGGAACCGTCAGGGATCGCAAGTCATTCAGGGCAACCTCCTGGTCATTCCCATTGACGAGTCCTTGCTCTATGTGGAACCGTTATACCTAGAAGCCGCACAGAACGCCCTCCCCACCCTCGTGCGAGTGATTGTGGCCTACGAAAATCAGATTGTCATGGCCCCCAATCTCGATCGCGCCTTCGAAGCCATCTTTGAACCCGAACGCCTCCCCGATCGCAGTATCATCCGTTCCGTCGAAGGCCTCTTCCCCGGCTTCGCCGATGACATCCCCGACACCGCCCCCCTCCCAGAAGCCCAGTAAAACCCAGCCAAACCCCCCTCTCCTCCTCTCCTCCTCCCCCTCCTCCTCTCTTTCCTCTGTGTCCTCTGTGACTCCGTGGTTCCCCCTACTCATCACTTCCCCCATCCTGCGATCGCCCTGAAACATTCTCAATGGCTGCGATCGCCGCCTTAGACCCTGCAATAATATCCCGTTCCTCTCCCCCGAGATATAAACGACCAAAACTCCCCACCGCCTGCACCTGAAGAATATTAATCAAAGCTGACTTTTCCGCCTCATTCGCCGCCAACGCCGCATAAGCCGCCGGGGTGACTTCCAGAACAAACAAACTCTCCCCCGCCAAAATCATCTGGCCGCGACGAGTTCGGTTAATCAGTTGTGTTTGGTGGGGGTCAAGATTGCGGATAATCTGACTGGACATAATCTTGGGTTTGAGGCGTTCCTGTTCCGTTACCCCCAACGCATCCAGAATCGCCACACCGGCCCGGCGGGTATCACTTTGACGACTAGCGTGAACTTCGAGTAACCCATAGAGTCGTTCCACCACCTGCACCCCAGGACGAACTCCTGTAGACTTCAGGGCCACATCGGTAATGCGATTGATTTCAATCCCCGGTGAAATTTCCACCCAAAGTGACGTATCCCCCGGTAACGGCAAAAACCCCAAAGCCACGGTTCCCATGTATGCTGCGTGTTGAGGTTGCAGGCTGTCAATATAGACGAAGCTGCGTAGTTCAACTCCCAAAATTCGTTCTCCGTAAATAGGGGGACTAGGATTAGATTAAGACCTATCGCTTTCCCCAAGCCATCCCTGACGGCCAGCGGGGGAAACTGCGACATTTGATTATACCGTCCAACGGACGAGACCCCTAACCTACGTTTCAAACCCCTGATGACCTTCGATCGCCTTGTGTTATGGATTGTCTACTTTTCAACTCTCGTCTTTGTCTGGCGATCGCTCGCCAGTCGGCCCAGACAATGGGGCTGGGCGATTGTCTGTGGCGTAATTTTTAGTCTTTCTCTGGGATTATCCTTTATTTCCATCACCTGGGCGGCGAGGGTGGGGGGAGGCCTCTGGCTGCTAATGGTATTACTGCCAATTTTGGGCCTACGTCAGATTAACCAATGGCTCAAATATGACCACTACCGGCGAGCGGCCCTGCTGGCCCGACTGTTGACATGGTTGCATCCGGCCGATGGTTGGGGCGATCGCGTGATTCCCTTACGGGCCCTGGCTTTAGCCCAACGGGGTCAAACCGTCCAGGCGGTGCAATCTCTCAAGCCTCATCAAACGCCCAAATCTCGGATTTACCGGGTGGCGATCGCCCTGGAGTTTCTCATCCTACGTCAATGGCAGCCGTTTATTACCTGGGTTCAGAGTTATCAGGAGGGGCAGATTCCCCTCAATTTTGCCCTTTACCACCTACGGGCCTTGGGAGAAACCGGTCAAGTCAATCTCATGTTACGGGAGTTTGTCGCCCTCAGTCGCCGTCTCAACGATTTAGGAGAGTTTGAGCGTTTGAGTTTAGCCCGACTCTATGTGTTCGCCTTTTGTGGTGATTCTGATTCTGTGTCGCAGTTATTTAAGCGAGAACTGCGAGATTATCCCCAAGTGAAACAACAATTTTGGCAGGCTACCGCTGATTGGTATGGAGGGCGATCGCCTCTAGCTGAAAAATCCTTTCAGGACTTACTCAAAACCCGCCATCATCTCCTCAAACAAGACATTCGCCACCGCTTAGAAACCCCCCTTGATCTCACTCAACAACCGCTCGACAGTCTCTCACGCCATATCCTAGACCAATTAAACATCACACTCCAGGAAGAGCGACGCTATGGGACCCCCATATCTGCCCCTCCCGCCTTTGCAACCTGGGGCTTAATTGCCTTAAATCTTCTAGCCTTTTACATCGCCACTCGTCTCGGGGGAAGTCAAAATGTTTGGGTTTTATATCGTCTCGGGGCCCTAGTCCCCAGTCACGTCTTAGCCGGGGAATGGTGGCGGTTAGTCACCTCAACGTTTCTCCATTTTGGCATCCCCCACTTGTCCATGAATCTGTTTGGACTCTATATTCTGGGCAAGTTTCTCGAATCCCGTCTCGGTCTGATTCGCTTCTTACTGGTGTACCTCATTAGCGGTATTGGCTCGATGGGATTTATCACTTTTCTCGCCCTACAATTCGGTAATGAGCAATTTGTGGTTGGGGCCTCGGGGGCAGTTATGGGCTTAATTGGGGCGATCGCGGCTCTCTTTTGGCAAGGTTGGCGACAGGATAAGGCGGAAATTGCTCGGGAACGATTACGTTCAATTGTCCTAATTATCGTCATTCAAGCGGTCTTTGACCTCTCTATTCCGGAAATCTGCTTTCTCTGTCACGCCTCCGGGGGAGTCCTGGGCTTTCTCTCGGGATTACTTCTCTTGGGCAAGGGAACCACAGAGTCACAGAGGACACAGAGGAAGAGGCGTTAAATACTATTTTTAAACCATACAATTAGGTCTTGACTTTCACGAGTTTTCTAAGTTACAATGAGACCACAGACAATAAAAGACTTCATGGAAAGGCGGGAGGGGTTCTGCGATAAGCGGCATCAAACATCTAGCTTGCGCAAAAATAAAATTAGTTGAATAAAAAATCAACGTAATCCCAAGACGACCCCAACAGCCCCCTCATCATCGCGATCCCCGACCGGGTGGGGTGCCCGCAGGGCGGGGTGGGTCCTCGCTACTGCCTATTGCCTATTGCCCCCCAATCAATTCCCCGCCATCTGACGTTTCTTCTCCTTCTTCAAGTCTCGACGTCCCGCCGCCGCAATTTCCGCATCCAAGAGAGTGCGTCCCGTAGCCGCCAGATAGACATCATCCAAACTGGGGCGAGATTGAGCAATCCCAAAAATCGGTATACCTTGGCCTTGGAGCATTTGCTGAACTTGAGTTAACGCATCCTCTTGAGAATCGACCACCAAATTGAGAGAATTGCCCTGAGCCTCATTGACGATCGCCTCACGAACAAAAGGAAGCTCCTGCAACATCGCCTGAACCCGATGAGCCTCATCCAGGGGAGCAAACTCGCGAATCCGTAGGGTAATGCGATCGCCCCCAACCTTATCCTTCAACCCAGAAGGAGTGCCCACATCAATCACCCGGCCGCGATCGAGAATCGCCACACGATCAGCCAACGCATCCACCTCTTCCAAATAATGGCTCGTCAAGAGAATCGTCGTTCCCCGTTCCCGTAACTGGCGTAAAAAGTCCCAAACCGCCACTCGGCTTTCAATATCCAACCCCACCGTCGGTTCATCCAACACCAACAAATCCGGCTGATGCAGTAACCCAGCCGCCAAATCCAGACGTTTGCGGATTCCTCCCGAGTAGGTTCCCGTTTTGCGATCGCCGTACTCCATCAACCCCAACATCCCTAACACCGACTCAATCCGCCCCTCAATCTCCCCTTTCGGCAAGTGATACAACGCCGCCTGTAACCGCAACAACTCCCGTCCCGTCAACACCTTATCCAACGCCACCTCCTGAGCCACATAGCCCAGCAAACGACGCACCACCCGAGGCCGCTCAATCGCCGACACCCCAGAGACCTCAATCCGCCCCGAATCAGGATTCGAGAGAGTACAGAGACAGCGAATCGTGGTGGTTTTGCCCGCCCCATTTGGTCCAAGTAAGCCAAAAATCTCCCCCGACTCAATAGAGAAGGAGACATCCTCAATGGCGGTGACATCGCCATAGGTTTTCTTGAGATTTTCAATATAAACAGTCGGTGTCATAATCCCCTGGGTTGACAGTCTGGCGTTCTGTTAACCATTGTAAATCCCCAAACGCCGAATCGTTCCTTCCCCGCCTCAAAATCCCAACATCGCTATAGTGAAATAGACATTACTGGTCATGACATCTAATGGAGAACGAACCCCTAATCCGCCTCGGCTGTTTCTTCGGGATTTTAGCCCTGATGGGACTGTGGGAGGCGATCGCCCCCCGGCGTCAGCTTCAGCAATCCAAATGGCAACGCTGGTTCAGTAACCTAGGAATCGTCGTACTCAATACCCTACTGTTACGAGCCATCTTCCCCCTAGCCGCCGTTGGCGTAGCGGCGATCGCCCAGGACCAAGGCTGGGGACTATTTAACATCCTCTCCCGTCCCGCCTGGCAAGGGATTCTCCTGTCCATCTTGGCCTTAGACTTCGTCATCTACCTGCAACATGTCATGTTTCACGCCCTCCCCACCCTCTGGCGATTACATAAAGTCCATCACGCCGATTTAGATTTCGATGTCACCACGGGCCTACGCTTTCATCCCCTAGAAATCCTCCTCTCCCTGGCCATCAAACTTGTCGCCATTGTCCTCCTGGGGGCCCCAGTGGTGGCGGTGATTCTCTTCGAGATTATCCTCAATGGAACGGCGATGTTCAATCATGGCAATGTCCGTCTCCCCAAGGGACTCGATCGCCTCTTACGGTTCCTAGTCGTCACCCCCGATATGCACCGCGTCCACCACTCCGTTATCCCCAGTGAAACCAACAGCAATTTTGGCTTTAATCTCCCCTGGTGGGACTATCTCCTGGGAACCTATCAAGCCCAACCCGCCGCAAGTCATGATGGCATGACCATTGGTTTAGGGGAGTATCAGGGGAAACCTGAGGTGGGACAATTGCCTTGGATGTTGCTGTTGCCGTTTGAGAAGGGAATAGGGGAAGAAAGCATTAGGAGGTAGGATGTGTTCCGGCATCAGTGAGGGTTGTGACCTAGGCGTGTCAATTCAAAACTGCCGGAACGCATCGCTGCAAGAGGCAAGAGGCAATTAGCGGGCTTCGCTGTATTCGGTGGTGTCGGCGGTGACTCGTCCTCGGAGTTCGGTGGTGCGTTCGGTCATCTGATCCCACTCGTCTCGGACTTCGCGAGACGTGATTTGGTTGAGGGGGACTCCTTGTTGTTGGGCTAGGGCGGCGGCGACACCTAATCCTTGACCGTGATACACGTTCTTGGTGTTGATGCGTCCTACGGAAACAGCAATCCCTTCGTAGCCGCTGGAACGTCCGGCGATCGCTAAATTCTCAATGGACCGGGATAGGCCATGTTCAATGCCAAAATTATATTGGGGCAGGGGTGGCACTCGCATCGAGAGGCCATCCACGCCACCGCGAAAGTCGAAGTCATAGGAGAAGGTGGCGATGGAGTCTTCGACGGGGGTTCCTCCAGCCATAATGTCTCGGCCCGAGAGGGGGGACACCACATCCCGAACACTGACACTATGGCGAACATAGATTTCTGGGGGGAGAATCACCTCCACATTGGGATTCCCGGAATACTCCCGTAACCAGGCTTCTACCTCGACGAGTTCTTCCATCATCTCTGAAGTAGGTTGGAAGCGGTTGGCTTCTATCTCGCGAATGGTATCCACATCATATTTGAAGAGAAAGCCATTCCAAGAGAGCGATCGCTCGTCCAGTTCGCAGACATTGGCTTTATCCCAGAAAAAGCCCTGAAGGGAGAAGGGTTGATCGCGATCGATGTGATAGGCGGCTCCTATGGCGATGCTGCGGAAATAATAGCCGTCTCGATAGGATTGATAGAGGGGGAAGCCAAAACCGGACATCCAAAATTGAGACCCAGCTGCATCGTTGCGGCTGTAAATACTCTCTTCAATTTGAGCCACCCAGTTGGGGTCATCATGGAAGGTTGCCTCGATTTGCCGTAATTCCTCAATGGTTAACCCCTTGATAATCGGCACAATGGAAGTCCCTAAGGTAGATTGGGCTAACTCCTCAGCTTGGGATTCGTAGCCACGATAGTAGGGCTGTCCGGCGGCGATCGCCAACTCGGCCTGTTGCGTGGTATCTATGAATGAATTGGCTTCCAGGCGTTTGTTTTGACCGATGACATTGGCATACTCAATCCGTCCATTCTCAACCACTGGCTCTAAACGGGCATCAGAAATCAAGGACACACCGGCATTATCCAGCATCCGCCGCATCCCTTCATCAGCCCGCACTGGATGGACACAGGATTCCCCTACATTGGCTTCGTCGAGAAACTCTAAGAAACAGTCACTAAAAGGTTGAGCATACCAGCGGGGGGTTTTATCAAAGTCCAGATAGGCTAAGCCGCCCCGTGTCAGTAACCCTCCCACCATCGCGTCGGCCTCTTCAGGCCGGACTAGGGCCACATTCGCCCCCTCTCCCAAGGTGCGTTTAGCCCAAATGGCCGCACAGACTCCGGGAAGTTCATCGCCATAGACAATGACATCGTAGCGGTGAACTTCGGGGGGAACGGGGCTGGGAGTGGCTTCGGTTGGGGAGTCGGTCATGGTGATGTCGGGGTTGCTCAAGCCGAGGCCGCCACAACCACTTAAACCGAGGGCGATCGCACTAAGCCAAACAGTCCAGGAAGAGTGAGCCATAATCCGTTGTTATTGCAAGAGTGTTAGACCGGTTAGGGCCGACGATAAAATGGGGTTTTAACCACCTCTGCCTCATAGAGTTTGCCACGGATTTGCACCTGTAGACCTTGACCGGGGCTAGCTAATTCTGGGGGAACATAGCCCAGGGCAATGTTTTTACCGAGGCTAGGAGAGGGCCCTCCTGACGTGACTTGTCCGATACAGGTTCCCTCATGGAAGAGGGGATAGTCATGACGAGCAATCTGGCGGCTCAGCATTTCTATTCCCACCAGTCGCTGGGAAACCCCCTGGCTAGCTTGTTCTTCTAATCGCTGGCGACCGATAAAGTCTCCTTTACGCTTCAGGTGAACCAACCAATCTAATCCCGCTTCTAGGGGTGTTGTCTCAGGGGTCATGTCTTGGCCATAGAGGGGGAGGGCGGCTTCGAGGCGTAGGGTATCTCGGGCCCCAAGTCCACAGGGCGTGACTCCCTCGCTGATTAGGCTATCCCAGAGATGTTCACCGGCCTCTGGGGACAGCATAATTTCAAAGCCATCCTCCCCGGTATACCCGGTGCGGGCGATGAAGGCGGGATGACCTAAGATTTGCAGGTGACAATGGCTGAAAAAGGAGAGTTGAGTCAGGTCACAGGTAACCAGGGATTGCAGGTGGGATTGGGCTTCGGGACCTTGTAGGGCTAACA harbors:
- a CDS encoding sterol desaturase family protein, giving the protein MENEPLIRLGCFFGILALMGLWEAIAPRRQLQQSKWQRWFSNLGIVVLNTLLLRAIFPLAAVGVAAIAQDQGWGLFNILSRPAWQGILLSILALDFVIYLQHVMFHALPTLWRLHKVHHADLDFDVTTGLRFHPLEILLSLAIKLVAIVLLGAPVVAVILFEIILNGTAMFNHGNVRLPKGLDRLLRFLVVTPDMHRVHHSVIPSETNSNFGFNLPWWDYLLGTYQAQPAASHDGMTIGLGEYQGKPEVGQLPWMLLLPFEKGIGEESIRR
- a CDS encoding rhomboid family intramembrane serine protease — protein: MTFDRLVLWIVYFSTLVFVWRSLASRPRQWGWAIVCGVIFSLSLGLSFISITWAARVGGGLWLLMVLLPILGLRQINQWLKYDHYRRAALLARLLTWLHPADGWGDRVIPLRALALAQRGQTVQAVQSLKPHQTPKSRIYRVAIALEFLILRQWQPFITWVQSYQEGQIPLNFALYHLRALGETGQVNLMLREFVALSRRLNDLGEFERLSLARLYVFAFCGDSDSVSQLFKRELRDYPQVKQQFWQATADWYGGRSPLAEKSFQDLLKTRHHLLKQDIRHRLETPLDLTQQPLDSLSRHILDQLNITLQEERRYGTPISAPPAFATWGLIALNLLAFYIATRLGGSQNVWVLYRLGALVPSHVLAGEWWRLVTSTFLHFGIPHLSMNLFGLYILGKFLESRLGLIRFLLVYLISGIGSMGFITFLALQFGNEQFVVGASGAVMGLIGAIAALFWQGWRQDKAEIARERLRSIVLIIVIQAVFDLSIPEICFLCHASGGVLGFLSGLLLLGKGTTESQRTQRKRR
- a CDS encoding FAD-dependent oxidoreductase is translated as MAHSSWTVWLSAIALGLSGCGGLGLSNPDITMTDSPTEATPSPVPPEVHRYDVIVYGDELPGVCAAIWAKRTLGEGANVALVRPEEADAMVGGLLTRGGLAYLDFDKTPRWYAQPFSDCFLEFLDEANVGESCVHPVRADEGMRRMLDNAGVSLISDARLEPVVENGRIEYANVIGQNKRLEANSFIDTTQQAELAIAAGQPYYRGYESQAEELAQSTLGTSIVPIIKGLTIEELRQIEATFHDDPNWVAQIEESIYSRNDAAGSQFWMSGFGFPLYQSYRDGYYFRSIAIGAAYHIDRDQPFSLQGFFWDKANVCELDERSLSWNGFLFKYDVDTIREIEANRFQPTSEMMEELVEVEAWLREYSGNPNVEVILPPEIYVRHSVSVRDVVSPLSGRDIMAGGTPVEDSIATFSYDFDFRGGVDGLSMRVPPLPQYNFGIEHGLSRSIENLAIAGRSSGYEGIAVSVGRINTKNVYHGQGLGVAAALAQQQGVPLNQITSREVRDEWDQMTERTTELRGRVTADTTEYSEAR
- a CDS encoding ABC transporter ATP-binding protein gives rise to the protein MTPTVYIENLKKTYGDVTAIEDVSFSIESGEIFGLLGPNGAGKTTTIRCLCTLSNPDSGRIEVSGVSAIERPRVVRRLLGYVAQEVALDKVLTGRELLRLQAALYHLPKGEIEGRIESVLGMLGLMEYGDRKTGTYSGGIRKRLDLAAGLLHQPDLLVLDEPTVGLDIESRVAVWDFLRQLRERGTTILLTSHYLEEVDALADRVAILDRGRVIDVGTPSGLKDKVGGDRITLRIREFAPLDEAHRVQAMLQELPFVREAIVNEAQGNSLNLVVDSQEDALTQVQQMLQGQGIPIFGIAQSRPSLDDVYLAATGRTLLDAEIAAAGRRDLKKEKKRQMAGN
- a CDS encoding protein kinase domain-containing protein → MASSLLNNRYQILETLGQGGFGSTYLAEDTHLPSRRRCVIKQLKLMAQTEAKQTIIRERFEREAAVLETLGQQQPQIPELHAYFCEAGEFYLVQEWIQGETLTQHVQRHGLWDSVTVQHLLQQILPVLDYVHGCYIIHRDIKPDNIILRVPDGLPVLIDFGAVKEAVQSDSDLPTMSSVVIGTPGFMASEQAAGRPTYSSDLYSLALTSLFLLSGKSPQDIPSDPSSGDLKWREVLAEVGVSLPQSLLSVFDRALSFHPRDRFATASQMLAALSTEGVPSQLQTMVVAPAAPSQVVTHMTPARLSPSPAKSQLSGLSSSKLGELAAPSRGVLMGGFLVTGLLLGTLTLGWELHQSRNLDDPTSAGSRRSNQEISPEETQRNDSQPTVPSTRPEDGSAAPPPAPVPEENPLPQEDPELLEEKPIDDEADESPEESLENPEEPQDNPNLDLPPDIIPDSGELELEQESTDPPAPLPHSQDRSLEVSPVFDSTVPPLESESPEKQFLPSSPNNILGQEKLNLFEGDRTTDEQ
- a CDS encoding UPF0182 family protein, with the protein product MKLIFQSLVIFAGVLFSLDLLAQLLGEVLWFEALGYFSVLLTRLQTQGLMWLTVVGVSLLACWGNLSLAERLKHTSKPLDPLSLQPTLDQKLQPQFFTPEGLTGPDSQKQSRAISLGTVLFIGSSLGSFLGILILYYSRLIQERWQPDWTVPNISPQSIERLNPLELLGTLLPITDYPLHWGGLILLPILLLWFPRTLLRGLAISLSLALGIILPSHWAQILQAFHPVSFQQADPLFDLDISFYIYQLPIWELIEFWTFGIASFSFVAVTLIYLLCDNTLSNGEFPGFSGAQQRHLQGIGSALMGVLALSNGLQRYGLLYSDDGAAYGASYADVTAKLPAYTALSWLAIAISILLLWQALSGTYPLFRRRRARRPFDSRRNSAPKTLIPPLYLILSGYALAALISTRALPELVQRAIVQPNELAREAPYLDRNIAYTRQSFDLNTIEVQSFNPTASLDEAALAANDLTIRNIRLWDTRPLLETNRQLQQIRLYYRFPNADIGRYSIPREVEEGVPQNLETRQVIVAARELDFDAVPSRAQTWINRHLVYTHGFGFTMSPVNTATPNGLPEYFVRGIAGGEDDQGLQTPIAPTDEDGFETPVAATDERIRQSIPIGSPRIYYGELTQNYIMTSTGVQEFDFPQGDENVYNVYDGDGGVTIGTGWRRWLYAIYLRDWRMLLTDDFRPETKLLFRRNIERRVRSIAPFLRYDHDPYLVVANLDEDSEEESPQGAATATGNTLYWILDAYTTSDRYPYADPGDHPFNYIRNSVKVVIDAYNGSVQFYIADDRDPIIQSYQEIFPDLFQPFSAMPAPLRPHIRYPIDFFEVQSERLLTYNMTDTQVFYNREDQWEVPTETYRGQQQTVEPYYLIMKLPGETSEEFILLHPFTPRRRANLIAWLAGRSDGENYGRLLLYQFPKQELIYGPGQIEARINQDPLISQQLSLWNRQGSQVIQGNLLVIPIDESLLYVEPLYLEAAQNALPTLVRVIVAYENQIVMAPNLDRAFEAIFEPERLPDRSIIRSVEGLFPGFADDIPDTAPLPEAQ
- the gcvT gene encoding glycine cleavage system aminomethyltransferase GcvT; translation: MTVPPSQPGPLRSPLFSRYLTLGAKLTPFSGWEMPLQFQGIRQEHQAVRQQVGVFDISHMGKFVLQGGNSLKTLQTLVPSDLSRLKPGKARYTVLLNPEGGILDDLIIYHQENEQVLLIVNAATREADGAWIQSHLPASTTWSDRTQEQVLLALQGPEAQSHLQSLVTCDLTQLSFFSHCHLQILGHPAFIARTGYTGEDGFEIMLSPEAGEHLWDSLISEGVTPCGLGARDTLRLEAALPLYGQDMTPETTPLEAGLDWLVHLKRKGDFIGRQRLEEQASQGVSQRLVGIEMLSRQIARHDYPLFHEGTCIGQVTSGGPSPSLGKNIALGYVPPELASPGQGLQVQIRGKLYEAEVVKTPFYRRP